The Halomonas sp. KG2 genome contains a region encoding:
- the sufC gene encoding Fe-S cluster assembly ATPase SufC yields the protein MLQVKDLHVTVDGKEILKGLTLTINVGEVHAIMGPNGAGKSTLSAVIAGKDGYEVTQGSVTFEGQDVLEMEIEERAQAGLLLGFQYPVEIPGVKNIYLLKSALNAQRAARGEAEMPAPEFMKLVKEKLGFMKMDASFLQRAVNEGFSGGEKKRNEILQMLVLQPKLAMLDEIDSGLDIDAMKVVADGVNSLRAEERAILLVTHYQRLLDYIVPDKVHVLVDGRIVKSGDAELAKELEANGYEGIEESVA from the coding sequence ATGTTGCAAGTTAAAGATTTACACGTCACCGTCGACGGCAAAGAAATTTTGAAAGGTTTAACGCTCACCATCAATGTCGGTGAAGTGCATGCCATTATGGGCCCGAACGGCGCGGGTAAATCCACCTTGTCGGCAGTTATTGCCGGTAAAGATGGCTACGAAGTGACCCAGGGCAGCGTTACCTTTGAGGGGCAGGACGTGCTGGAAATGGAAATTGAAGAGCGCGCTCAAGCGGGCCTGCTATTAGGTTTCCAATACCCAGTGGAAATTCCAGGAGTGAAAAATATCTATCTGCTCAAGTCGGCGCTTAATGCACAGCGTGCCGCACGTGGTGAAGCAGAAATGCCCGCTCCGGAGTTTATGAAGCTCGTCAAAGAGAAGCTGGGCTTTATGAAGATGGATGCCAGTTTCCTACAGCGTGCCGTCAATGAAGGTTTCTCTGGCGGTGAGAAAAAGCGCAACGAAATTCTTCAGATGCTGGTGCTTCAGCCAAAGCTGGCCATGCTTGATGAAATTGACTCTGGTCTCGATATCGACGCGATGAAAGTCGTTGCCGATGGCGTTAACAGTCTGCGGGCTGAAGAGCGAGCCATTCTGCTGGTCACTCACTATCAGCGTCTGCTTGACTATATCGTGCCGGATAAAGTGCACGTCTTAGTCGACGGTCGTATTGTGAAGAGCGGCGACGCTGAGCTTGCTAAAGAGCTGGAAGCCAACGGCTATGAAGGCATTGAGGAGTCTGTGGCATGA
- the fadB gene encoding fatty acid oxidation complex subunit alpha FadB, protein MIYQGNAITVERRDTQGGNDIAKLTFDLKDESVNKLSSAVVAELGEAVKALQAESGLQGLMISSGKDAFIVGADITEFHSLFDKGEEYLVEMNLKVHDIFNAIEDLPFPTVTAINGLALGGGCEVLLTTDFRVMSEKAKIGLPETKLGILPGWGGCVRLPRLIGADNAIEWIAGGTENRANAALKVGAVDAVVTHELLEEAALDILDRANAGELDYQARREEKKAPLNLNAIEQMMAFETAKGFVAGKAGPHYPAPVASIKVIQKGAGETRARAQAIEAKAFAKLALSSVAFNLVGLFLNDQVVKKKGSKYEKQSQPVKQTAVLGAGIMGGGIAYQSASKGTPIIMKDINDEAIELGLKEARKLFAKQVERKKLTTEQMAEKLTNIRPTLSYGDFGNVDLVVEAVVENPKVKDAVLTEVEGMVSENTILTSNTSTISINRLAKNLKRPENFCGMHFFNPVHRMPLVEVIRGEKTSDAAVAATVAYARAMGKTPIVVNDCPGFLVNRVLFPYFGGFSFLVEQGADFQRVDKVMEKFGWPMGPAYLLDVVGLDTAVHANEVMAEGFPDRMARDGKTAIQVMYDNKRLGQKNDKGFYAYEEDKKGKPKKVTDEQAYALVKDVVKEQKEFSDEDIIARMMVPLCLETVRCLEDGIVETPAEADMALIYGIGFPPFRGGALRYIDAMGVAEFVKLAENLAEELGPLYAPTEKLRQMAQNNEQFYSGSQA, encoded by the coding sequence ATGATCTATCAAGGCAATGCCATCACGGTGGAGCGTCGTGACACCCAAGGTGGCAATGACATCGCTAAGCTCACTTTCGATCTGAAAGATGAGTCCGTTAATAAGCTGTCCAGTGCTGTTGTGGCAGAGTTGGGCGAGGCAGTAAAAGCGCTTCAAGCTGAAAGCGGCCTACAGGGGTTGATGATTAGCAGCGGCAAAGATGCGTTTATTGTCGGCGCTGACATCACCGAATTTCACAGCCTTTTTGACAAAGGCGAAGAGTATCTCGTTGAGATGAACCTTAAGGTTCACGACATCTTCAATGCGATTGAAGACCTGCCTTTTCCAACCGTGACGGCCATTAATGGCTTGGCACTAGGCGGTGGCTGCGAAGTACTGTTGACGACCGATTTCCGAGTAATGAGTGAGAAAGCCAAAATTGGCTTGCCTGAAACCAAGCTAGGCATTCTGCCAGGTTGGGGGGGATGTGTACGTTTACCCCGCTTGATTGGTGCGGATAACGCCATTGAGTGGATTGCTGGCGGCACTGAAAATCGTGCTAACGCAGCACTGAAAGTCGGCGCAGTCGATGCTGTCGTTACTCACGAGCTGCTTGAAGAAGCCGCGTTGGACATTCTAGACCGTGCCAATGCCGGTGAGTTAGATTACCAGGCGCGCCGTGAAGAGAAGAAAGCACCGCTTAATCTCAATGCCATTGAACAAATGATGGCGTTTGAAACCGCCAAAGGGTTTGTCGCTGGCAAGGCTGGCCCGCACTATCCCGCGCCGGTAGCGTCGATTAAGGTGATTCAGAAAGGCGCTGGCGAGACGCGTGCCCGCGCCCAGGCGATTGAAGCAAAAGCATTTGCCAAGCTAGCACTCAGCAGTGTTGCCTTTAACTTGGTTGGCTTGTTCCTTAACGACCAAGTCGTGAAGAAAAAAGGTAGCAAATACGAGAAGCAATCGCAGCCAGTTAAGCAGACCGCTGTGCTGGGCGCTGGCATTATGGGTGGTGGTATCGCCTATCAGAGCGCCAGCAAAGGCACGCCCATCATAATGAAAGATATTAACGATGAGGCGATTGAGCTGGGTCTGAAAGAGGCGCGTAAGCTATTTGCTAAGCAGGTAGAGCGTAAAAAGCTGACGACTGAGCAGATGGCTGAAAAGCTGACCAACATTCGCCCCACGCTTTCTTACGGTGATTTCGGCAATGTCGATCTAGTGGTTGAAGCTGTCGTTGAAAATCCCAAGGTCAAAGACGCCGTGCTGACCGAAGTGGAAGGCATGGTGAGCGAAAACACCATCCTTACTTCTAACACCTCGACGATTTCTATCAATCGCCTAGCCAAAAACCTTAAGCGTCCAGAAAACTTCTGCGGCATGCACTTTTTTAACCCTGTGCATCGTATGCCGCTGGTGGAAGTTATTCGTGGCGAGAAGACGTCAGATGCGGCGGTGGCCGCAACAGTTGCCTACGCTCGTGCAATGGGCAAAACCCCGATTGTGGTGAATGACTGCCCCGGCTTTTTGGTCAACCGCGTATTGTTCCCCTATTTCGGTGGCTTTAGCTTCCTGGTAGAGCAGGGCGCTGATTTCCAACGCGTTGACAAAGTGATGGAAAAATTTGGCTGGCCCATGGGTCCTGCTTATCTGCTGGACGTAGTAGGTCTCGATACTGCAGTACATGCTAATGAAGTGATGGCAGAAGGTTTCCCTGATCGCATGGCGCGTGACGGCAAAACCGCGATTCAGGTGATGTACGACAATAAGCGTCTGGGCCAGAAGAACGACAAAGGCTTCTATGCCTATGAAGAAGATAAGAAAGGCAAACCTAAGAAAGTGACCGACGAACAAGCCTACGCGCTGGTGAAAGACGTCGTGAAAGAGCAGAAAGAGTTTTCTGATGAAGACATTATCGCTCGCATGATGGTACCGCTTTGTCTGGAAACTGTTCGTTGCCTTGAAGATGGCATCGTGGAAACTCCCGCTGAAGCCGATATGGCATTAATCTACGGCATCGGTTTCCCTCCCTTCCGCGGTGGCGCACTACGCTACATTGACGCGATGGGTGTTGCCGAATTCGTGAAGCTAGCCGAAAACCTTGCGGAAGAGTTAGGCCCGCTTTACGCGCCCACTGAGAAGCTGCGTCAGATGGCTCAAAATAACGAGCAATTTTATTCTGGCTCTCAGGCCTAA
- a CDS encoding DUF393 domain-containing protein has product MPDNASINVFYDAVCPACRKDRRLFERWAGKHGNGINWCDVTEHQQQLREKGIAPEAALRSLHIEKADGTLVEGIDAYRLLMMRIPLLVPIAWLIGLPGIKTALRWYYDRWVRKRLKREGRWSE; this is encoded by the coding sequence ATGCCTGATAATGCCTCTATCAATGTTTTCTACGATGCTGTTTGCCCTGCTTGTCGGAAGGATCGACGTCTTTTTGAGCGTTGGGCTGGCAAGCATGGTAATGGGATTAACTGGTGTGATGTGACTGAGCATCAGCAGCAATTGCGTGAAAAAGGGATAGCGCCAGAAGCTGCTTTACGCTCGCTGCATATCGAAAAAGCTGATGGCACGCTTGTTGAAGGCATCGATGCCTACCGTTTGCTGATGATGCGTATTCCTCTGCTTGTGCCAATCGCATGGCTTATTGGCCTGCCAGGGATCAAAACAGCGTTACGCTGGTATTATGATCGCTGGGTGAGAAAACGTCTGAAGCGGGAAGGGCGTTGGTCTGAATAA
- the fadA gene encoding acetyl-CoA C-acyltransferase FadA — protein sequence MSLNPRDIVVVDGVRTAMAKAKNGAFRNVRAENLSAAVMQALFDRNANLDPSEVDDVIWGCVNQTLEQSMNIARNAAIMTGIPRSVPAQTVNRLCGSSMTALHIAAANIKAGMGDFYVIGGVEHMEHVPMAHGVDVNPAASKYAAKAAMMMGLTAELLGKMHGISREDQDKFGVRSHQRAQAAMEKGYFDNEIIGVEGHDQRGFKILFKNDEVIRPEASIESMASLKPVFDPRNGTVTAGTSSALSVGASAMAVMSYERAQALGLEPIAKVLSTGVAGCDASIMGYGPVPASKKALKAAGLSAADIQTVELNEAFAAQGLPVLKDLGFLDAMDEKVNLNGGAIALGHPLGCSGSRICTTLLNVMQQRDTTLGLATMCIGMGQGVATVFERLK from the coding sequence ATGAGTTTGAACCCAAGAGATATCGTGGTGGTTGACGGTGTACGTACCGCCATGGCGAAAGCTAAAAATGGTGCATTCCGCAATGTGCGCGCCGAGAACCTGTCAGCAGCGGTCATGCAGGCGCTGTTTGATCGTAACGCCAATTTAGACCCGTCCGAAGTGGACGATGTTATCTGGGGCTGTGTTAACCAGACGCTTGAGCAGTCCATGAACATTGCGCGTAATGCGGCAATCATGACTGGTATTCCGCGCTCGGTGCCTGCGCAAACGGTTAACCGTCTGTGTGGCTCCTCGATGACGGCACTGCATATTGCGGCGGCCAACATTAAAGCAGGCATGGGCGACTTTTACGTGATCGGTGGGGTAGAGCACATGGAGCACGTGCCCATGGCTCACGGTGTTGATGTGAACCCCGCTGCCAGTAAATACGCCGCAAAAGCCGCCATGATGATGGGGCTGACCGCTGAGCTGCTGGGTAAAATGCACGGTATTTCTCGTGAAGATCAGGATAAGTTTGGCGTGCGTTCCCACCAGCGTGCCCAGGCTGCGATGGAAAAAGGCTATTTCGATAACGAAATCATTGGTGTTGAAGGCCACGATCAGCGCGGTTTTAAAATTCTGTTCAAGAACGATGAAGTGATTCGTCCTGAGGCTAGTATCGAGTCAATGGCCAGCCTCAAGCCGGTATTTGATCCTCGCAACGGTACCGTTACTGCAGGCACGTCATCTGCATTGTCGGTAGGGGCTTCGGCAATGGCTGTTATGAGCTACGAGCGCGCTCAGGCGCTGGGGCTAGAGCCGATTGCAAAAGTGCTTTCAACCGGTGTTGCAGGCTGTGATGCCTCTATCATGGGTTACGGCCCAGTGCCTGCGTCTAAAAAAGCGCTGAAAGCCGCAGGCTTGTCGGCCGCCGATATTCAAACGGTTGAGCTTAACGAAGCGTTCGCTGCACAAGGTCTGCCCGTTTTGAAAGATCTAGGCTTCCTAGATGCCATGGATGAAAAAGTGAACCTCAATGGTGGTGCCATTGCGCTAGGCCACCCGCTAGGCTGTTCGGGCTCGCGCATCTGTACGACGCTACTTAACGTTATGCAGCAGCGCGATACTACCCTCGGCCTTGCCACTATGTGTATCGGCATGGGGCAAGGGGTTGCGACCGTGTTTGAACGACTCAAATAA
- a CDS encoding zinc ribbon domain-containing protein YjdM: MSDLPNCPACASEFTYDDGIQYVCPECGNEWSKVTEEGAEAVGSGIRDANGNMLADGDSVTVIKDLKVKGSSLVVKVGTKVKNIRLVDGDHDIDCKVDGIGPMKLKSEFVKKA, translated from the coding sequence ATGAGTGATCTACCCAATTGTCCTGCCTGTGCCTCTGAGTTTACCTACGATGATGGTATCCAATATGTCTGCCCAGAATGCGGCAACGAATGGTCAAAAGTAACAGAAGAGGGCGCTGAAGCAGTTGGCTCCGGTATTCGTGATGCTAACGGCAATATGCTGGCAGATGGTGACAGCGTCACTGTCATTAAAGACCTCAAGGTCAAAGGCAGTTCACTGGTGGTTAAGGTAGGCACTAAAGTTAAAAATATCCGTTTAGTCGATGGTGATCACGATATTGATTGTAAAGTCGACGGTATTGGGCCCATGAAGCTTAAGTCCGAGTTCGTCAAAAAAGCATAG
- a CDS encoding SUF system Fe-S cluster assembly regulator, with translation MLKLSRLTDYAAVVMAQIARHPQASHAAADLADAVQLPHPTVSKTLKMLVKAGLLESQRGVQGGYRLARPASHITAADIIAAIEGPVAMTECSQAEGECDLAATCGVADNWQRVSLAIRTLLESVTLAHLADTTPIKLPVQLPIQSISLASA, from the coding sequence ATGCTCAAGCTTTCTCGGCTGACAGATTATGCCGCTGTTGTGATGGCGCAAATTGCTCGCCATCCACAGGCGTCGCATGCGGCGGCTGATTTAGCAGATGCAGTGCAGCTACCACATCCGACTGTTAGTAAGACGCTAAAGATGCTGGTGAAAGCCGGGCTTCTGGAGTCGCAACGCGGTGTCCAGGGTGGTTATCGTCTGGCGCGACCAGCATCACACATTACGGCTGCCGATATTATTGCCGCTATTGAAGGGCCAGTGGCAATGACCGAGTGCAGCCAAGCGGAGGGTGAGTGCGATCTGGCTGCTACCTGCGGTGTCGCTGATAACTGGCAGCGAGTCTCACTGGCGATTCGTACGTTACTGGAAAGCGTTACGCTGGCGCACCTAGCCGATACGACGCCAATCAAGCTACCCGTACAGTTACCGATTCAAAGCATTAGCCTGGCATCTGCTTAG
- a CDS encoding flavodoxin family protein, which translates to MKQLLIVAHAPSVNTRTLCDAAQRGASQDVVEQVACIVKTPFEAGPDDIRACDGILLGTTENLGYMSGALKDFFDRSYYSILEEKQGLPCALYIRAGHDGTGTRRAVESIVTGLRWRWVQEPLTLRGQWQDTFADQVEELGLYMAAGLDNGLF; encoded by the coding sequence ATGAAACAGCTATTAATCGTTGCCCATGCTCCATCAGTTAATACACGCACTCTGTGTGATGCCGCCCAGCGTGGCGCAAGCCAAGACGTTGTTGAGCAGGTGGCCTGCATAGTAAAAACGCCTTTCGAGGCTGGTCCTGATGATATTCGCGCCTGCGATGGCATCTTGCTGGGCACGACAGAAAACCTGGGCTATATGAGCGGTGCACTTAAGGATTTTTTTGATCGCAGTTACTACAGCATATTGGAAGAGAAACAAGGGCTGCCATGCGCGCTCTATATTCGCGCCGGGCACGACGGCACCGGCACCCGGCGGGCAGTAGAAAGCATTGTGACAGGACTACGTTGGCGCTGGGTTCAGGAACCACTAACGTTACGTGGTCAATGGCAGGACACTTTTGCAGACCAAGTAGAAGAGCTCGGCCTTTACATGGCAGCGGGACTGGATAACGGTTTATTTTAA
- the sufB gene encoding Fe-S cluster assembly protein SufB, which translates to MASEEMEQLVRREYKDGFITDIESDTLPPGLDENTIAFISNKKGEPEWMLEWRLDAYRQWLKMKEPSWAHLDYPPIDYQSISYFSAPKRPEDRPQSLDEVDPKLLETYEKLGIPLHERAALAGVAVDAVFDSVSVATTFKKQLGEAGVIFCSISEAIRDYPDLIKQYLGTVVPVADNYFAALNSAVFTDGSFVFVPEGVTCPMELSTYFRINAANTGQFERTLIICESRAQVSYLEGCTAPMRDENQLHAAVVELVALDDAYIKYSTVQNWYPGDEDGKGGIYNFVTKRGDCRGERSRISWTQVETGSAITWKYPSCVLRGKDSIGEFYSVAVTNGRQQADTGTKMIHIGEGTRSYIVAKGISAGKSDQSYRGLVKIGPRAKGARNFTQCDSLLIGDKCGAHTFPYQEIGNSTATIEHEATTSKIGEDQLFYCQSRGISEEDAVSMIVNGFCKDVFQELPMEFAVEAEALLSVTLEGAVG; encoded by the coding sequence ATGGCAAGCGAAGAAATGGAACAGTTGGTTCGTCGCGAATACAAAGATGGTTTTATAACCGATATTGAAAGCGACACCCTGCCACCTGGCCTTGATGAAAACACCATTGCCTTTATCTCTAATAAGAAAGGCGAGCCGGAATGGATGCTGGAGTGGCGCCTAGATGCTTATCGTCAGTGGTTGAAAATGAAAGAGCCGTCCTGGGCGCATCTTGATTATCCGCCCATTGATTATCAATCGATCTCTTATTTCAGTGCGCCCAAGCGCCCGGAAGATCGCCCTCAGAGTCTCGATGAAGTTGATCCTAAGCTTCTCGAAACATATGAAAAGCTTGGTATTCCTTTGCATGAGCGTGCAGCGCTTGCCGGTGTGGCCGTCGACGCTGTATTCGATTCTGTTTCCGTGGCAACCACGTTTAAAAAACAGCTAGGCGAAGCGGGCGTTATTTTCTGCTCGATTTCTGAAGCAATTCGCGATTACCCAGACCTTATCAAACAGTATCTCGGTACGGTTGTTCCGGTGGCTGATAACTATTTTGCCGCACTGAACTCGGCTGTATTTACTGATGGGTCGTTTGTGTTTGTTCCTGAAGGCGTAACGTGCCCTATGGAACTGTCGACCTATTTCCGGATTAACGCGGCCAACACCGGCCAGTTCGAGCGCACCCTGATTATCTGCGAGAGCCGTGCTCAGGTGTCTTACTTGGAAGGCTGTACGGCGCCAATGCGTGATGAAAACCAGCTTCACGCGGCAGTCGTAGAACTCGTTGCGCTGGATGATGCCTACATTAAGTATTCCACCGTTCAGAACTGGTATCCCGGTGATGAAGACGGTAAAGGCGGAATTTATAACTTCGTTACCAAACGTGGTGATTGTCGCGGTGAACGTTCGCGCATCAGTTGGACACAGGTCGAAACCGGTTCAGCGATCACCTGGAAATATCCTTCGTGTGTTTTGCGTGGCAAAGACAGTATCGGTGAGTTCTACTCCGTGGCGGTGACTAACGGTCGTCAGCAAGCGGATACTGGCACCAAAATGATTCACATTGGCGAAGGTACCCGTTCCTATATTGTTGCCAAAGGCATTTCGGCAGGTAAGAGCGATCAGTCGTACCGTGGCTTGGTCAAAATTGGCCCTCGTGCCAAAGGGGCACGTAATTTCACTCAGTGTGATTCGTTGTTAATTGGCGACAAGTGCGGTGCCCATACTTTTCCTTATCAAGAAATTGGCAACAGCACCGCGACGATTGAGCATGAGGCCACCACGTCTAAGATCGGCGAAGATCAGCTGTTCTACTGCCAAAGCCGTGGGATTTCTGAAGAAGATGCGGTCAGCATGATTGTTAACGGCTTCTGTAAAGACGTTTTTCAAGAGCTGCCGATGGAATTCGCGGTAGAAGCCGAAGCGCTTCTAAGTGTGACGCTTGAAGGCGCAGTGGGTTAA